From a region of the Takifugu flavidus isolate HTHZ2018 chromosome 18, ASM371156v2, whole genome shotgun sequence genome:
- the crlf3 gene encoding cytokine receptor-like factor 3 has translation MSVEVDSLVQEAKENIEAAQNYRSELQQRLHGLNQARKQVRGSSSQARETLRRHFSELQATATQLLTERLAALLAEVDAVEAASVKPLDDCQSIIEHGVGQADELLREGEAALRCGLGEKEDKLGSFTKKAMHIQLDSLPEVPALVDVPSVSAQLDDSLLGVLRDWVSRHGSISSHPPVQIDELQERPGSILVRWCKVDEDFTAAEYRLQYRRSGSRGSQYEDACIGRDCEFLVLHLDPHTDYLFRVCARGEGRTEWSAWSTPQTGYTTLPALEWCPGTEGYILSSRRNMALRNDATQARCPVIYSNTPTYFCGQTLTFKIAAAGQVDRRDSLGVCVDNQKGAESLQRDQAVCISTNGAVFVNGKEMTNQLPAISLGATVTFDMEVVNMFPVSSNNSLNGGSFKLRVTIGSGNREVVFDWLVDQAVDSLFFGCSFVHSGWKVLVY, from the exons ATGTCGGTGGAGGTGGACTCGCTGGTGCAGGAGGCCAAGGAGAACATCGAGGCCGCGCAGAACTACCGCAgcgagctgcagcagcggctgcacGGCCTCAACCAGGCTCGCAAACAG GTCCGCGGCAGCTCCAGTCAGGCCCGTGAGACCCTCCGCAGACACTTCTCAGAACTTCAAGCAACAGCGACTCAGCTGCTCACGGAGCGACTGGCGGCTCTGCTCGCTGAGGTGGACGCCGTCGAGGCCGCCAGCGTCAAACCGTTGGACGACTGCCAGAGTATAATCGAGCACGGCGTGGGACAGGCGGACGAGCTGCTGAGGGAAG GTGAAGCAGCTCTGCGTTGTGGTCTCggagaaaaagaggacaaaCTGGGCAGCTTCACCAAGAAGGCCATGCACATCCAGCTGGACAG cctGCCCGAGGTCCCAGCGTTGGTGGACGTGCCGAGCGTCTCTGCACAGCTTGACGACTCCCTGCTGGGTGTGCTGAGGGACTGGGTGTCCCGCCACggctccatctcctcccaccctcccgTCCAGATtgatgagctgcaggagaggccAGGCAGCATCCTGGTGCGCTGGTGTAAG GTGGACGAAGACTTCACGGCGGCGGAGTATCGGCTGCAGTACCGGCGCtctggcagcagagggagccagtACGAGGACGCCTGCATCGGCAGGGACTGTGAGTTCCTGGTTCTTCACCTGGACCCTCACACAGATTATCTGTTCAGGGTCTGTGCTCGTGGGGAGGGGCGCACCGAGTGGAGCGCATGGAGCACCCCGCAGACGGGATACACCACGCTACCCGCCCTCG AGTGGTGTCCCGGCACCGAGGGCTACAtcctgagcagcaggaggaacatgGCTCTGCGCAACGACGCCACCCAGGCGCGCTGCCCCGTCATCTACTCAAACACCCCCACGTACTTCTGCGGCCAGACGCTGACCTTCAA aATCGCTGCAGCAGGTCAGGTGGACCGCAGGGACAGCCTGGGCGTGTGTGTGGACAACCAGAAGGGGGCGGAGTCACTTCAAAGAGATCAGGCTGTGTGTATTTCCACCAACG GCGCCGTCTTTGTCAACGGTAAAGAGATGACCAATCAGCTGCCCGCCATCTCCCTTGGCGCCACCGTCACCTTCGACATGGAGGTGGTGAACATGTTTCCcgtcagcagcaacaacagcctgaACGGCGGCAGCTTCAAGCTGAGGGTGACCATCGGTTCGGGGAACCGGGAGGTGGTGTTTGATTGGCTGGTGGACCAGGCTGTGGACTCCCTCTTCTTCGGCTGTTCTTTCGTGCACTCGGGCTGGAAGGTGCTGGTGTATTAA
- the LOC130514461 gene encoding polycomb protein suz12-like isoform X2, whose product MRGEQETHSLASNLQLTFTGFFHKAGKLSQDSENEQNSVSLEVLLIKVCHKKRKDVSCPVKQVPAGKKQVPLNPDGGARLHAKPGTVPALLVPSSEFEPSNSHMVKSYSLLFRVSRPGCPRTQLNGLTNGESLHNRDFTEEAVNRKRRSSSLLEEGETTFVAQMTVFDKNRRLQLLDGEYEVSMQETEECPVNKKRATWETILDGKCLPPFESFSQGPTLQFTLRWTTDSSDRSTAPVAKPLATRNCETNQESRPSTLRAAHTLNVKESVNGEAHARREQVPSELRQKLRIFYQFQYNNNTRQQTEARDDLHCPWCTLNCRRLYSLLKHLKLSHSRFNFNYVPHPKGAKIEVSINESYDGSYAGNPQDIHNQPGFAFSRNGPVKRTAVTHVLTCRPKRTKARLSEFLESEDGEREQQRTYISGHNRLYFHSDSCVPLRPQEMDVDSEDERDPDWLKEKTSKQIEEFTDVNEGEKEIMKLWNLHVMKRGFIADNQMNEACLLFAEHHGAHIVHNNLCRNFLLHLISMHDFNLINTLTIDRAMARLRLTQNQASQRDKEEEEDEEEEDWETAVESQPELDPDPDPDAPEAGNGCLENGNVGQKRRADTKQSQADP is encoded by the exons atgagaggCGAACAGGAGACCCACAG CTTGGCCTCTAACCTCCAGCTCACCTTTACTGGCTTTTTCCACAAAGCTG GGAAACTATCTCAGGACAGTGAGAACGAGCAGAACTCTGTGTCTCTGGAGGTTCTGCTGATCAAAGTTTGTCACAAGAAGAGGAAG GATGTCAGTTGTCCAGTGAAGCAGGTCCCTGCAGGGAAAAAGCAGGTTCCTCTGAACCCAGACGGCGGCGCCAGACTTCACGCAAAGCCGGGCACCGTTCCTGCCCTGCTGGTTCCCAGCAGCGAGTTTGAACCCAGCAACTCTCACATGGTCAAGTCGTACTCGCTGCTCTTCAGGGTGTCGAGGCCGGGGTGCCCACGGACGCAGCTGAACGGACTGACCAACGGCGAGAGTCTCCACAACAGAG ATTTTACAGAGGAAGCTGTAAACAGGAAGCGGAGGAGCTCCTcgctgctggaggagggagaaaccACGTTTGTGGCTCAGATGACCGTCTTTGATAAAAACAG acggctgcagctgctggacggAGAGTACGAGGTGTCCATGCAGGAGACCGAGGAGTGTCCCGTGAACAAGAAGAGGGCCACCTGGGAGACCATCCTGGATGGAAAG tgtTTGCCTCCGTTTGAGAGCTTCTCTCAGGGTCCCACCCTGCAGTTCACCCTGCGCTGGACCACCGACTCCTCCGACCGCTCCACCGCACCCGTGGCCAAACCGCTGGCCACCCGCAACTGCGAGACCAACCAGGAGTCCAGACCCAGCACCCTGAGGGCCGCACACACCCTAA atgttaaaGAGTCCGTGAACGGTGAAGCCCacgccagaagagaacaagtcCCCTCTGAGCTGCGACAGAAGCTCCGCATCTTCTACCAG TTCCAGTACAACAACAACACCCGGCAGCAGACGGAGGCCAGAGACGACCTCCACTGCCCCTGGTGCACGCTCAACTGCAGGAGGCTCTACAGTCTGCTCAAGCACCTCAAGCTCTCACACTCCCGCTTCAACTTCAACTACGTG CCTCATCCCAAAGGAGCCAAGATTGAAGTTTCCATCAACGAGAGCTACGATGGCTCGTATGCCGGGAACCCGCAGGACATCCACAACCAACCGGGCTTCGCCTTCAGCAGGAACGGGCCGGTGAAGAGGACGGCCGTCACCCACGTCCTCACCTGCAG ACCTAAAAGAACAAAGGCGAGACTGTCCGAGTTCCTGGAGTCGGAGGACGGTGAGcgggagcagcagaggacgtACATCAGTGGACACAACCGCCTGTACTTCCACAGCGACAGCTGTGTGCCGCTGCGTCCTCAGGAGATGGACGTGGACAGCGAGGACGAAAGGGACCCGGACTGGCTCAAGGAGAAGACCTCCAAG CAAATCGAGGAGTTCACCGACGTCAacgagggggagaaggagatcatgaagctgtggaacctCCACGTCATGAAGCGCGG CTTCATAGCCGACAACCAGATGAACGAGGCGTGTCTGCTGTTCGCCGAGCACCACGGCGCCCACATCGTCCACAACAACCTGTGTCGCAACTTCCTGCTGCACCTCATCAGCATGCACGACTTCAACTTGATCAACACGCTGACCATCGACCGGGCCATGGCCCGACTCCGCCTCACCCAGAACCAGGCCTCCCAGagagacaaggaggaggaggaagacgaggaggaggaggactgggagACGGCCGTAGAGTCGCAGCCAGAGCTGGATCCGGATCCGGATCCCGATGCACCCGAGGCCGGCAACGGCTGCCTGGAGAATGGAAACGTGGGGCAGAAGAGAAGAGCCGACACCAAACAGAGCCAAGCGGATccgtga
- the LOC130514683 gene encoding nuclear distribution protein nudE homolog 1-like — MEEPDTGARFGSLEEELEYWREQAARNNHSAEEAREELQEFQQMSRDYEVELETELKQCEVRNRELLSANNRLKMELENYKEKYETQHSEAYRQISSLEGELAENTAIKDQLQKYIRELEQVNDDLERTKRATIMSLEDFEQRMNQVIERNAFLESELDEKENLLESVQRLKDEARDLRQELAVQQKQQVQDKTPPHSSALKELCSTPPAPLAVGGLPTPPLTPPDRRAEGRNPSSPSNDPICTPSRPPASPPFTRGGSLWRAPLTTTARISALSIVGELLRKVGNLESKLASCRDYINEQAASRRSRGGGQGTPSGCGDSSESQPTNGLYNTGLMKSLDFGAGPKLLL; from the exons ATGGAGGAGCCGGACACAGGAGCCCGGTTTGGGtccctggaggaagagctggagtaCTGGAGGGAGCAGGCAGCTCGGAATAATCACAG CGCTGAGGAAGCccgggaggagctgcaggagttccAGCAGATGAGTCGGGACTACGAGGTGGAACTGGAGACGGAGCTCAAACAGTGTGAAGTGCGGAATCGTGAGCTGCTGTCGGCCAACAACCGTCTCAAGATGGAGCTGGAGAACTACAAG GAGAAGTATGAGACGCAGCACTCGGAGGCGTACCGGCAGATCTCCAGCCTGGAGGGCGAGCTCGCCGAGAACACGGCCATCAAAGACCAGCTTCAGAAATACATCCGGGAGCTGGAGCAGGTCAACGATGACCTGGAGAGGACCAAGAG GGCGACCATCATGTCCCTGGAGGACTTTGAGCAGAGGATGAACCAGGTTATCGAGAGGAACGCCTTCCTGGAGAGCGAGCTGGATGAGAAGGAGAATCTGCTGGAGTCGGTGCAGAGGCTGAAGGATGAGGCCAGAG ACCTGAGGCAGGAGCTCGCCgttcagcagaaacagcaggtaCAGGACAAGACGCCGCCCCACAGCAGCGCACTCAAAGAGCTCTGCTCCACCCCCCCAGCACCTCTGGCTGTGGGAGGGCTGCCCACGCCACCTCTCACCCCCCCAGACAGAAGAGCTGAGGGCAGAAACCCATCTTCCCCCTCTAATGACCCCATCTGCACGCCATCACggcctccagcctcaccccccTTCACCcgtg gagGAAGCCTCTGGAGGGCGCCGCTCACCACAACGGCCAGAATCTCTGCTCTGAGCATTGTTGGAGAGTTGCTGAGAAAGGTTGGG aACCTGGAGTCCAAGCTGGCGTCGTGCCGGGACTACATAAACGAGCAGGCAGCGAGCCGTAGGAGCCGCGGCGGTGGGCAGGGAACGCCATCAGGCTGTGGCGACTCCTCAGAGAGCCAGCCTACAAATGGCCTTTACAACACGGG GCTGATGAAGAGCTTAGACTTTGGGGCGGGGCCAAAGTTGCTGCTGTGA
- the mpv17l gene encoding mpv17-like protein produces the protein MRRAVLKEAVKRFPWLANVTLYGCLFAGGDLAHQLIAQKERIDWSHTRNVAIVAISFHGNFNYFWLRALERRFPGKSVGMVFRKLLLDQSFASPLATSVFYTGVSFLEDKEDVFEDWREKFFNTWKTGLMYWPFMQFLNFVLMPLYMRTAFMGCCAFLWATFLCFSRQSGDGTAAVALAFVLDPRKTLEEMREARLARKRMLKGREN, from the exons ATGCGGAGAGCAGTGCTGAAGGAAGCGGTCAAGCGCTTCCCCTGGCTGGCCAACGTCACTTTGTACGGCTGCCTGTTTGCCGGAGGAGATCTCGCCCATCAGCTCATCGCGCAGAAGGAACGCATCGACTGGAGCCACACGCGCAACGTGGCCATTGTGGCGATAAGTTTCCATGGAAACTTCAATTACTTTTGGCTACGCGCCCTGGAGAGGAGATTCCCAGGGAAGTCTGTGGGGATGGTTTTTCGGAAACTCCTGCTGGACCAGAGCTTTGCTTCTCCTCTGGCCACCAGTGTTTTCTATACCG GGGTGAGCTTcctggaggacaaagaggacgTTTTTGAAGACTGGAGAGAGAAGTTCTTCAACACCTGGAAG ACTGGACTGATGTATTGGCCATTCATGCAG TTTCTGAACTTTGTTCTGATGCCGTTGTACATGCGAACAGCCTTCATGGGCTGCTGCGCCTTCCTCTGGGCCACCTTCCTCTGTTTCTCCCGGCAGAGCGGTGATGGCACCGCTGCCGTAGCTCTGGCCTTCGTTCTGGACCCTCGCAAGACCCTGGAGGAGATGCGGGAGGCCCGTTTGGCACGGAAGAGAATGCTAAAGGGAAGGGAAAATTAA